Part of the Synechococcus sp. HK01-R genome is shown below.
CCTCAGGTCCTGGAGGCGATCGAGGTCGTTGTGGCACTGCAGACAATGGGGACGGAGGCCCTGAGCCTCCGCACGCTGCAGCGTGTGGCTGAGCACCTGATCGCTGCCCCAGCTGATCCCAGTGAAGGGCCAGGTGACCGTGGGGCGGAGCAAGCATGACTGGAGTCCCATCAGCCAGTAGCCCCCATCAGCAGCCGGGCCCAGCACGAGCGGATGTTGCCTGAGAGCCGCGATCGCGGCCCGTAGATCCTGGCGTGTCAGCTCAGGAAGATCGGTACCGATCAGCAGCACCGGGGCGCCTGGATGACGTTGGCTGGCCTTGAGGACCTGCCGTCGCATGCGTTCCCCCAATCCCCCTTGGCCCTGCAGGCTGAACTCCCCTGGGCGATGGCCTAGCCAGCGACGGGCGGCACCCGGCCCGCAGCCGGAAAGGGCAATGCGCAGATGCAGGTGTCCGCTGGCTCTCAGCCCCTCCACCACCGCAAGGGTGTGGCGGGTGAGGCCGCGCTGAACCAGGGCTGCCCTTTCGGACCCGAGGCCGGCTGCCAGACGCCGCTTGCAGCGTCCGGCAGCCGGCCATCGCGTCATCATCACCAACACTGGCAGGGGGGATTGCCCTGCTGCTGCCTTCATTCCCCCCTGGGCAGTTCCGCCGGACGCACCGAGAGCTCCAGCTTTTTGCCGTCTCGCTCCACGATCAGGGGCATTGCTTGTCCGACGCGGCCGCGATCGACGGCAAGCTGCACCTGAGAGGGATCCTTCACCTGGGTGCCGTTCACGCGGCGGATCAGATCGCAGGGGCGGATGCCACCGCGGGCGGCGGGGCTGCCTTCCACGACCTCGATCACCAGAACGGCATTGACCTCAGGCACTTTGCAGGTCTTGCTGGTGGCGTTGATTTCGCGAGCCAGCTGGGGTGTGAGACTTTGCAGCCTCACGCCGATGAACGGGTGCGAGGCCTGGCCGGTGCTGATGATCTGCTGGGCGATCCG
Proteins encoded:
- a CDS encoding TIGR04282 family arsenosugar biosynthesis glycosyltransferase, with the translated sequence MKAAAGQSPLPVLVMMTRWPAAGRCKRRLAAGLGSERAALVQRGLTRHTLAVVEGLRASGHLHLRIALSGCGPGAARRWLGHRPGEFSLQGQGGLGERMRRQVLKASQRHPGAPVLLIGTDLPELTRQDLRAAIAALRQHPLVLGPAADGGYWLMGLQSCLLRPTVTWPFTGISWGSDQVLSHTLQRAEAQGLRPHCLQCHNDLDRLQDLRPWLAGPLA